From a single Mesorhizobium shangrilense genomic region:
- a CDS encoding nitrile hydratase accessory protein: MNADAAELPPGVDAPVFDEPWQAEAFAMTVALHDKGLFSWAEWAQALSAQVKKPGAAADGHDYYEHWLAALENVLASKGLAATADVDAMAGAWARAAHATPHGKPILLENDPEFRSDA; this comes from the coding sequence ATGAACGCGGACGCTGCCGAATTGCCGCCGGGCGTCGATGCGCCGGTTTTCGACGAACCCTGGCAGGCCGAGGCCTTTGCCATGACCGTGGCGCTGCACGACAAGGGCCTGTTTTCATGGGCTGAGTGGGCGCAGGCGCTGTCGGCGCAGGTGAAGAAGCCCGGCGCGGCGGCGGATGGCCACGACTACTACGAACACTGGCTGGCGGCGCTGGAAAATGTGCTCGCGTCGAAGGGGTTGGCCGCCACGGCGGACGTCGACGCGATGGCTGGGGCCTGGGCGCGCGCGGCACATGCCACGCCGCACGGCAAGCCGATCCTGCTGGAGAACGATCCGGAGTTTCGGTCCGACGCTTGA
- a CDS encoding GNAT family N-acetyltransferase → MARCTNSDHIILRRATISDASSLSSFAAHCFQETFGPESKPSDMEAYLAKAFSPAAQAAEIADSAAIVILALDDGTSDGQFAGYAHLIKHNTDMELKRLYVDAAWKGHGLAARLMGRIYEECRRCGADRLWLTVWTQNHRAIAFYDKVGFRVSGSETFMLGEGAQTDHVMEMAVPQVVTQISN, encoded by the coding sequence ATGGCACGCTGTACCAACTCCGATCATATCATTCTGCGTAGGGCAACCATCTCCGATGCGAGCTCGCTCTCCAGCTTTGCCGCACACTGCTTTCAGGAAACCTTTGGTCCTGAAAGCAAGCCGAGCGACATGGAGGCATATCTCGCCAAGGCGTTCAGCCCAGCGGCTCAGGCCGCCGAGATCGCCGACAGCGCGGCGATCGTGATCCTGGCCCTGGATGACGGAACCTCTGATGGCCAGTTCGCCGGTTACGCGCATCTGATCAAACACAACACCGATATGGAGCTCAAGCGTCTCTATGTGGATGCGGCGTGGAAGGGTCATGGGCTCGCTGCGCGGCTCATGGGTCGAATCTATGAGGAATGCCGCCGGTGCGGAGCAGATCGGCTTTGGCTCACTGTATGGACGCAAAATCATCGAGCGATAGCGTTCTACGACAAGGTCGGCTTTCGCGTGTCTGGATCGGAGACGTTCATGCTCGGTGAGGGTGCCCAAACGGATCATGTCATGGAGATGGCGGTTCCACAGGTCGTCACACAGATTTCAAACTGA
- a CDS encoding ATP-dependent DNA helicase has translation MDFSPQQDDALKAVAEWLKTGRPQVFRLFGYAGTGKTTLARYFAEHVDGQVQFAAFTGKAAQVLRSKGATNARTIHSLIYRPKGEESVSDEVTGKTSMSPTFSLNRQSPISKAKLVIIDECSMVDEQLGRDLQSFGTPILVLGDPGQLPPISGGGYFTDHEPDFLLTEIHRQARDNPILRLALDVREGREFMRGDYGTAQVIGKEDVTQDLVLKADQVLVGTNRTRRRYNQRLRELKGFNADYPQAGDKLVCLRNDPAKGLLNGSLWKVMTSSRETVKPGINLLVSPEEDDPDRGVAKIKLLKAAFEDPDADIPWQQKKRFDDFDYGYALTVHKAQGSQWNEIVLFDESWAFKETRQRWLYTAITRAAERLTIVR, from the coding sequence ATGGATTTTTCACCGCAGCAGGACGACGCGCTAAAGGCGGTCGCCGAGTGGCTCAAGACCGGGAGGCCGCAGGTCTTCCGGCTGTTCGGCTATGCCGGCACCGGCAAGACGACGCTGGCGCGCTATTTCGCCGAGCATGTCGACGGTCAGGTGCAGTTCGCCGCCTTCACCGGCAAGGCCGCACAGGTGCTGCGCTCCAAGGGCGCGACCAACGCCCGCACCATCCATTCGCTGATCTATCGGCCCAAGGGCGAGGAATCGGTCTCGGACGAGGTGACCGGCAAGACCTCGATGTCGCCGACCTTTTCCCTCAACCGGCAGAGCCCGATCTCGAAGGCCAAGCTGGTCATCATCGACGAATGCTCGATGGTCGACGAGCAGCTGGGCCGCGACCTCCAGAGCTTCGGCACGCCGATTCTCGTCCTCGGCGACCCCGGCCAGTTGCCGCCGATCTCGGGCGGCGGCTACTTCACCGATCACGAGCCGGACTTCCTGCTCACCGAAATCCACCGGCAGGCGCGCGACAACCCGATCCTGCGCCTGGCGCTGGATGTGCGCGAAGGCCGTGAATTTATGCGCGGCGACTATGGCACCGCGCAGGTGATCGGCAAGGAAGACGTCACCCAGGACCTCGTACTGAAGGCGGACCAGGTACTGGTCGGCACCAACCGCACCCGGCGGCGCTACAATCAGCGCCTGCGCGAGCTCAAAGGCTTCAATGCCGACTATCCGCAGGCCGGCGACAAGCTGGTCTGCCTGCGCAATGACCCCGCCAAGGGCTTGCTCAACGGCTCGCTGTGGAAGGTGATGACCTCGTCACGCGAAACGGTGAAGCCCGGCATCAACCTGCTGGTGTCGCCGGAAGAGGACGATCCGGATCGCGGCGTGGCCAAGATCAAGCTGCTCAAGGCGGCGTTCGAGGATCCGGACGCCGACATCCCCTGGCAGCAGAAGAAGCGTTTTGACGATTTCGATTATGGCTACGCGCTGACCGTGCACAAGGCGCAGGGCTCGCAGTGGAACGAGATCGTGCTGTTCGACGAGAGCTGGGCGTTCAAGGAAACACGCCAGCGATGGCTCTACACCGCCATCACCCGGGCGGCCGAGCGGCTGACGATCGTGAGATAG
- the nthA gene encoding nitrile hydratase subunit alpha produces the protein MSHDHDHDNEFDPFAARVRALETILTHKGLIDPGAIDVIVDTYETRIGPRNGARVVAKAWADPEFAAWLERDATAAIGSLGYTGRQGEHMQAVFNTEDTHNLVVCTLCSCYPWSVLGLPPVWYKAPPYRSRAVIDPRGVLEEFGLTLPATKIRVWDSTAELRYLVVPMRPGGTEGWGEDRLADLVSRDAMIGTGLARQPA, from the coding sequence ATGTCCCATGATCATGACCACGACAACGAATTCGACCCTTTTGCCGCGCGGGTGCGCGCGCTGGAGACGATCCTCACCCACAAGGGGCTGATCGATCCGGGGGCGATCGACGTCATTGTCGATACCTATGAGACAAGGATCGGTCCGCGCAATGGCGCCAGAGTGGTGGCGAAGGCCTGGGCCGACCCGGAATTCGCGGCCTGGCTGGAGCGCGATGCGACAGCGGCGATCGGTTCGCTCGGCTATACCGGCCGGCAGGGTGAGCACATGCAGGCGGTGTTCAACACTGAGGATACGCACAACCTCGTCGTCTGCACGCTGTGCTCCTGTTATCCGTGGTCGGTGCTTGGCCTGCCGCCGGTCTGGTACAAGGCGCCGCCCTATCGGTCGCGCGCGGTGATCGATCCACGTGGCGTACTGGAAGAATTTGGGCTGACGCTGCCGGCGACCAAAATCCGCGTCTGGGATTCGACAGCTGAGCTGCGCTATCTTGTCGTGCCGATGCGGCCCGGCGGCACCGAAGGCTGGGGTGAGGATCGGCTGGCCGATCTGGTAAGCCGCGACGCGATGATCGGCACCGGGCTGGCGAGGCAGCCGGCATGA
- a CDS encoding STAS/SEC14 domain-containing protein — MNFLDSVPAIRRIETSRDDLFAIDVVGHVSSADAENLFGLLEAAYALHPRIDVLVRLIDHDGVDWTDISAETLKQGEANAKQHIARCASIGEPNWIPGVQGWFAAPLPIELRHFKAEDEAAAWQWVGATPIEASV; from the coding sequence GTGAATTTTCTCGACTCAGTACCGGCGATCCGCCGTATCGAGACCAGCCGCGACGACCTTTTCGCCATTGATGTCGTCGGTCACGTCTCATCCGCCGACGCGGAAAACCTGTTCGGCCTGCTGGAAGCCGCCTATGCGCTGCATCCAAGGATAGACGTCCTCGTGCGCCTGATCGACCACGACGGCGTCGACTGGACCGACATATCCGCCGAGACGCTAAAGCAGGGCGAAGCCAACGCAAAACAGCACATTGCCCGATGCGCATCGATCGGCGAACCCAACTGGATACCGGGCGTGCAAGGCTGGTTTGCGGCGCCATTGCCGATAGAGCTCAGGCATTTCAAGGCCGAGGACGAGGCGGCGGCCTGGCAATGGGTGGGCGCCACGCCCATCGAAGCTTCCGTCTGA
- the nthB gene encoding nitrile hydratase subunit beta, translated as MNGPHDLGGQMGFGPVAPEKDEPYFHAAWEKRALGVTLCSGAMGAWNIDESRHARESLHPADYYASSYYEIWIKALEVLLKRHGFISERDLAAGIAVDPAATPKRVLKAENVPAVLAKGAPCDRPVVTPARFKVGDRVRTKNFNPAGHTRLPRYARGRRGVIEAVRDGFVFPDSNGHWQGENPQWVYTVVFDGTEIWGEGADPTLSVSIDAWESYLERA; from the coding sequence ATGAACGGACCGCATGATCTTGGCGGCCAGATGGGGTTCGGGCCAGTCGCGCCCGAAAAGGACGAGCCGTATTTCCATGCAGCATGGGAAAAGCGAGCGCTGGGCGTCACGCTGTGCTCCGGTGCGATGGGTGCATGGAACATCGACGAGAGCCGCCACGCGCGGGAATCGCTGCATCCCGCTGACTATTACGCTTCGAGCTATTACGAGATCTGGATCAAGGCGCTGGAGGTACTGCTCAAGCGCCATGGTTTCATCAGCGAGCGCGACCTGGCGGCGGGCATTGCTGTCGATCCGGCGGCGACGCCCAAAAGGGTATTGAAGGCCGAAAACGTGCCGGCGGTGCTTGCCAAGGGCGCGCCCTGCGATCGTCCGGTCGTCACGCCCGCGCGCTTCAAGGTCGGCGACCGCGTGCGGACGAAGAATTTCAATCCGGCCGGCCATACAAGGCTGCCGCGCTATGCGCGCGGCAGGCGGGGCGTGATCGAGGCGGTGCGCGACGGCTTCGTCTTTCCCGACTCCAATGGGCACTGGCAGGGCGAAAACCCGCAATGGGTCTATACGGTGGTCTTCGACGGCACGGAGATCTGGGGCGAGGGCGCCGACCCGACACTGTCGGTCTCGATCGATGCCTGGGAGAGCTACCTTGAGCGGGCTTGA
- a CDS encoding efflux RND transporter permease subunit, whose translation MISEFCIRRPVATLLMSFALILGGLFAYKFLPVAALPSAEFPVVNVSASLPGASPETMATSVATPLIKQFATIAGIDSISTTNSLGTTSIAIQFVLNRNIDAAAADVQAAIARTQKSLPPEMTSPPSYRKVNPADAPILLMSLVSDTVPLTDLDAFAENVISPSLSTIDGVAQVSIFGQQKYAVRIQIDPTALAARGISIDQLQAAVASANSNTPLGVLQNNKQQLTITANTQLMNAADFSNIIIATKNGHPVRLGEVTRVVDSVQTTTTASWYDGTRAIIMAVQRQPDANTVDVVDRVKAMLPSFQDQMPAAASIKLLNDRSTSIRSAVDDVQFTLLLTIALVVLVIFVFLRRVTATIIPAVAVPISLIATLGAMFLFGFSIDNISLMGLTLAVGLVVDDAIVMLENIFRHMEEDGLSAMEAALKGAREIGFTIISISISLVAVFIPVLLMGGVIGRIFNEFAVVVTVAILASMFVSLTLTPMLCSRLLSVSAAERKAAHDHTQKPNFFVRGYDWMLSFCLRHTFLVFLVFVGTAAASVWLIQISPKGFFPQEDIGQVSVTTIARQDISFDAMAKLQGQVADVFSHSPYVDHVAWSAGNGNNALNQGQLFVQLKGKDQRPNIEKVLSDLRRQLSTVPGIETYMQPVQNLRLGSRQSASAYQLVVQGLDTGQTDIWAQKLSDEMAADPKAFADVTNDLQNNALQASLVIDRDKASNLGIDTDTLRSSLYGGFGTEQVSTIFGSADSYEVVMELDPKIAWSPERMLAIQVRTASGSLVPLGAFARVDRTAGALTVNQLGQLPAVTISYNLPQGVALGDSVTAINALKDKIGLPKAISTTFAGTAKTFQDSLANQGLLIGGAILTIYIVLGILYESFIHPLTILTGLPSAVLGALIALRLAGMDLSVIAVIGILMLIGIVKKNGIMMIDVALELRREGMSATESIHKACLMRFRPIMMTTLAALMGTIPIALGAGASAELRQPLGVAVVGGLVASQALTLFVTPVIYVYMENFSGWLIGLMPKRKSELHLVKGGDQGSLFDGETQEQKAAAE comes from the coding sequence ATGATCTCCGAATTCTGCATACGCAGGCCCGTCGCCACGCTGCTGATGTCGTTCGCCCTCATTCTGGGCGGACTTTTTGCCTACAAGTTCCTGCCGGTGGCCGCACTTCCGAGCGCGGAATTCCCGGTGGTCAACGTCTCGGCCTCGCTGCCGGGCGCCTCGCCGGAGACCATGGCGACATCGGTGGCGACGCCGCTGATCAAGCAGTTCGCCACCATTGCCGGCATCGATTCGATCTCGACCACCAACTCGCTCGGCACGACCTCGATCGCCATCCAGTTCGTGCTCAACCGGAATATCGATGCCGCCGCCGCCGACGTGCAGGCGGCGATCGCGCGAACGCAGAAGTCACTGCCGCCGGAGATGACGAGCCCGCCTAGCTATCGCAAGGTCAATCCGGCGGATGCACCGATCCTGCTGATGTCGCTGGTCAGCGACACGGTTCCTCTGACGGATCTCGACGCCTTTGCCGAGAATGTGATCTCGCCATCGCTGTCGACCATCGACGGCGTTGCGCAGGTTTCGATCTTCGGCCAACAGAAATACGCGGTGCGCATTCAGATCGATCCGACGGCGCTCGCCGCTCGCGGCATCTCGATCGACCAGTTGCAGGCCGCCGTCGCCTCGGCCAACAGCAATACGCCGCTTGGCGTGCTGCAGAACAACAAGCAGCAGCTGACGATCACCGCCAACACGCAGCTGATGAACGCCGCCGACTTCTCCAACATCATCATCGCCACCAAGAACGGCCACCCCGTTCGGCTGGGCGAGGTGACCCGTGTCGTCGATTCCGTTCAGACGACGACGACGGCAAGCTGGTACGACGGGACGCGTGCCATCATCATGGCCGTGCAGCGCCAGCCCGATGCCAACACGGTCGATGTGGTCGACCGGGTCAAGGCTATGCTGCCGTCCTTCCAGGACCAGATGCCGGCCGCGGCCAGCATCAAGCTGCTCAACGACCGTTCGACTTCGATTCGCTCTGCCGTCGACGACGTCCAGTTCACGCTGCTGCTTACGATCGCTCTGGTGGTGCTGGTCATCTTCGTGTTCCTGCGCCGCGTGACAGCGACGATCATCCCGGCCGTGGCGGTGCCGATCTCACTGATCGCGACCTTGGGTGCGATGTTCCTGTTCGGCTTTTCCATCGACAACATCTCGCTGATGGGGCTGACGCTGGCCGTCGGCCTGGTCGTCGACGACGCCATCGTCATGCTCGAGAACATCTTCCGGCACATGGAGGAGGATGGGCTCTCGGCCATGGAGGCGGCGCTGAAGGGCGCGCGCGAAATCGGGTTTACCATCATTTCGATCTCGATCTCGCTGGTGGCGGTGTTCATTCCCGTGCTGTTGATGGGAGGTGTCATCGGACGCATCTTCAACGAATTCGCCGTGGTGGTGACGGTCGCTATCCTGGCGTCGATGTTCGTCTCGCTCACCCTGACGCCGATGCTATGCTCACGGCTTCTGTCGGTATCGGCTGCCGAACGGAAGGCGGCGCACGACCATACGCAAAAGCCCAATTTCTTCGTGCGTGGCTATGACTGGATGCTGAGCTTCTGCCTGCGCCACACATTCCTGGTCTTTCTCGTCTTTGTCGGAACGGCGGCAGCATCGGTCTGGCTGATACAGATCTCGCCGAAGGGCTTCTTCCCACAGGAGGATATCGGTCAGGTTTCCGTGACCACGATCGCGCGCCAGGACATCTCGTTTGATGCCATGGCGAAGCTGCAGGGTCAGGTGGCAGATGTCTTTTCCCACTCTCCCTACGTTGATCACGTGGCATGGTCGGCAGGTAACGGAAACAATGCGCTCAACCAGGGTCAGCTTTTCGTGCAGTTGAAGGGCAAGGACCAGCGGCCCAACATCGAGAAGGTACTTTCGGATCTGAGGCGTCAGCTTTCGACGGTGCCGGGTATCGAGACCTACATGCAGCCCGTGCAGAACTTGCGTCTGGGATCGCGACAGTCCGCCAGCGCCTATCAGTTGGTCGTCCAGGGCCTGGACACCGGTCAGACCGATATCTGGGCGCAAAAGCTCTCCGACGAGATGGCCGCGGATCCCAAGGCCTTCGCCGATGTCACAAATGATCTGCAGAACAATGCCTTGCAGGCATCGCTGGTCATTGATCGCGACAAGGCGTCAAATCTGGGGATCGATACCGATACGTTGCGCTCCAGCCTTTATGGCGGCTTCGGCACCGAGCAGGTCTCGACCATCTTCGGTTCCGCAGACAGCTACGAGGTTGTCATGGAGCTTGACCCGAAGATCGCCTGGTCGCCCGAGAGGATGCTTGCCATCCAGGTGCGGACGGCCAGCGGCAGCCTCGTGCCGCTCGGCGCTTTCGCGCGTGTCGACCGCACCGCGGGCGCGCTGACCGTCAACCAGCTCGGCCAGCTTCCGGCCGTGACGATTTCGTACAATCTGCCGCAGGGCGTGGCACTTGGCGACAGCGTGACGGCAATCAATGCGCTGAAGGACAAGATCGGATTGCCCAAGGCGATCTCGACGACCTTCGCCGGTACGGCCAAGACGTTCCAGGATTCACTCGCCAACCAGGGCCTGCTGATCGGTGGCGCGATCCTGACCATCTATATCGTGCTCGGCATCCTCTATGAGAGCTTCATCCATCCGCTCACCATTCTGACGGGTCTCCCGTCGGCAGTGCTTGGCGCCCTGATCGCGCTGCGGCTTGCGGGAATGGATCTTTCGGTCATTGCCGTCATCGGCATCCTGATGCTGATCGGCATCGTCAAGAAGAACGGCATCATGATGATTGACGTCGCGCTCGAATTGCGACGAGAAGGCATGTCGGCGACCGAGTCCATCCACAAGGCCTGCTTGATGCGCTTCCGCCCGATCATGATGACGACGCTGGCGGCGCTGATGGGCACGATCCCGATCGCGCTGGGCGCCGGGGCCAGTGCCGAACTTCGCCAGCCGCTCGGCGTGGCGGTGGTCGGTGGCCTCGTCGCTTCGCAGGCGCTGACGTTGTTCGTCACGCCGGTCATCTATGTCTACATGGAGAATTTCTCCGGCTGGCTTATCGGTCTGATGCCGAAGCGCAAGAGCGAATTGCATCTGGTCAAGGGCGGCGATCAGGGCTCGCTGTTCGACGGCGAAACGCAGGAGCAGAAGGCGGCCGCGGAATAA
- the ilvN gene encoding acetolactate synthase small subunit, with protein sequence MNAQLQPTGSAYFIAKETEKPENHTLSVLVDNEPGVLARVIGLFSGRGYNIESLTVSETEHEKHLSRITIVTRGTPHVLEQIKHQLERIVPVHRVVDLTVRSHEFGQERPLERELALVKVAGTGEARVEALRLADAFRASVIDANTEHFIFEITGKGSKLDQFIAIMKPLGLVEICRTGVAAMNRGPQGM encoded by the coding sequence ATGAACGCACAGCTACAACCGACCGGCTCCGCCTACTTCATCGCCAAGGAAACGGAAAAGCCCGAGAACCACACGCTTTCCGTGCTGGTCGACAACGAGCCGGGTGTGCTTGCCCGGGTCATCGGCCTGTTTTCCGGGCGTGGCTACAACATCGAGAGCCTGACCGTTTCCGAGACCGAGCACGAAAAGCACCTGTCGCGCATCACCATCGTGACGCGCGGCACGCCGCATGTTCTTGAGCAGATCAAGCACCAACTCGAGCGCATCGTGCCGGTGCATCGCGTGGTCGATCTGACCGTGCGCTCGCACGAATTCGGCCAGGAGCGGCCGCTGGAGCGGGAACTGGCGCTTGTAAAGGTTGCCGGCACCGGCGAGGCCCGGGTCGAGGCGCTGCGGCTGGCCGATGCCTTCCGCGCCAGCGTCATCGACGCCAACACCGAGCACTTCATCTTCGAGATCACCGGCAAGGGCTCGAAGCTCGACCAGTTCATCGCCATCATGAAGCCGCTCGGTCTGGTAGAGATTTGCCGCACCGGCGTGGCGGCGATGAATCGCGGCCCGCAGGGGATGTAG
- a CDS encoding efflux RND transporter periplasmic adaptor subunit encodes MRGKVVLGVIAVVCVAAGVLYFSPATMSNLQQMLPKQLQPQQAAAPATPAAPAAAANGAHSTSIVSATASTADFPIRRYAIGFVSSPAVVSINPRVSSQVVSIAVKDGQMVKTGDILFTLDDRALKAQLAKDQATLAKDQALLASSQSDLARAKDLVAKQAGTQQTYDQAVAAQKAAAATVDADKATIDADTIQLGYATISAPISGKLGVVNTAIGNLVNTGNGSSTSTPLVTITQMDPLQVNFNLPESDLALLHKALVQPQEGAVTLTKDGDPTPVGKGTLDFVDSSVDTASGTIATRASLPNPNLTLWPGQYVNVTVNAGTMPQMTSIPTVAVQPSQKGPFVYVVKPDNTVEMRPVQVALTAGDNSAVSQGLKSGERVVVEGQTKLKNGAAVHEGNATAAAGDQAVPKVAEADKPGEAKQ; translated from the coding sequence ATGCGTGGAAAAGTAGTGCTTGGGGTGATTGCAGTCGTCTGCGTTGCAGCAGGCGTCCTGTATTTTTCGCCGGCGACAATGAGCAACCTGCAGCAGATGCTGCCAAAGCAGTTGCAACCACAGCAGGCGGCGGCCCCGGCAACTCCGGCCGCCCCAGCCGCAGCCGCGAACGGCGCCCATTCGACCTCGATCGTCTCAGCCACAGCGTCCACCGCCGACTTCCCGATCCGGCGCTATGCTATCGGTTTCGTCTCCTCTCCCGCCGTTGTCAGCATCAATCCGCGCGTTTCCAGCCAGGTCGTCTCGATCGCGGTCAAGGACGGCCAGATGGTCAAGACCGGTGATATTCTGTTCACGCTGGACGATCGGGCGCTGAAGGCACAGCTTGCCAAGGACCAGGCGACGCTCGCCAAGGATCAGGCGCTTCTCGCCAGTTCGCAGTCTGATCTGGCACGTGCCAAGGATCTCGTCGCAAAGCAGGCCGGCACACAGCAGACCTACGATCAGGCCGTCGCGGCACAGAAGGCGGCCGCGGCCACCGTCGACGCCGACAAGGCAACGATCGATGCCGATACAATCCAGCTTGGCTACGCCACGATCTCGGCGCCAATCTCCGGTAAGCTTGGAGTCGTCAACACCGCCATCGGCAACTTGGTGAACACCGGCAATGGCAGCAGCACATCGACGCCGCTCGTCACCATTACCCAGATGGATCCGCTGCAGGTCAATTTCAACTTGCCCGAAAGCGATCTTGCCCTTCTGCACAAGGCGTTGGTGCAGCCCCAGGAAGGTGCTGTGACCCTCACCAAGGATGGCGATCCAACCCCCGTCGGCAAAGGGACGCTCGATTTCGTGGACTCCAGCGTCGACACCGCCTCCGGCACGATCGCGACGCGGGCAAGCCTGCCAAACCCGAATCTTACGCTGTGGCCGGGCCAGTATGTGAATGTGACCGTCAACGCCGGCACCATGCCGCAGATGACATCCATCCCCACGGTTGCCGTGCAGCCGAGCCAGAAGGGCCCCTTCGTCTATGTCGTCAAGCCGGACAACACGGTGGAGATGCGGCCCGTCCAGGTGGCGCTGACCGCGGGTGACAACAGCGCCGTCAGCCAGGGGCTGAAGAGCGGCGAGCGTGTGGTCGTCGAAGGTCAGACGAAGCTGAAGAATGGTGCTGCGGTTCATGAAGGCAACGCGACCGCCGCTGCCGGTGACCAGGCCGTTCCGAAGGTCGCCGAAGCGGACAAGCCGGGCGAGGCAAAGCAATGA
- a CDS encoding pyridoxine 5'-phosphate synthase, producing MPAKLSVNLNAIAMLRNRRDLPWPSVTGIGRIALAAGAHGLTVHPRPDERHTRHSDLPEIRALIDDEFPKAEFNIEGYPTGEFLALVEKHQPEQVTLVPDDPAQATSDHGWDFAGQAAFLTPIVRRLKKGGFRVSLFSDPDPAGVSAALDTGADRIELYTGPYGGYHSDSAKAAKELERLGKTADAALAAGLQVNAGHDLVVDNLPALVRRIPALAEVSIGHGLTADALEYGMAGTVGRFLKACGW from the coding sequence ATGCCCGCAAAGCTCTCCGTCAACCTCAACGCCATCGCCATGCTGCGCAACCGGCGCGACCTGCCATGGCCGAGTGTGACGGGAATAGGCCGCATCGCGCTTGCGGCGGGCGCGCACGGCCTGACCGTGCATCCGCGGCCCGACGAGCGGCACACGCGGCATTCCGACCTGCCGGAAATCAGGGCATTGATCGACGACGAGTTTCCCAAGGCGGAATTCAACATCGAGGGGTACCCGACCGGGGAGTTTCTCGCGCTTGTGGAAAAGCACCAGCCGGAACAGGTGACGCTGGTGCCCGACGATCCGGCCCAGGCGACCTCGGACCATGGCTGGGACTTTGCCGGGCAGGCCGCTTTCCTGACACCCATCGTCAGGCGTCTAAAGAAGGGGGGCTTCCGCGTTTCACTGTTTTCCGATCCCGATCCGGCGGGCGTTTCCGCCGCGCTCGACACCGGCGCCGACAGGATCGAACTCTATACCGGCCCCTATGGCGGCTATCATTCCGATTCCGCCAAGGCGGCGAAGGAGCTGGAAAGACTGGGGAAAACCGCCGATGCCGCCCTTGCCGCCGGACTGCAGGTCAATGCCGGGCACGATCTGGTGGTCGACAATCTGCCGGCGCTGGTAAGGCGAATTCCGGCATTGGCCGAAGTGTCGATCGGACATGGGTTGACAGCCGATGCGTTGGAGTATGGCATGGCCGGTACTGTGGGGCGCTTTCTGAAGGCCTGCGGGTGGTAG
- a CDS encoding LysE family translocator, translating to MSSEAFLALLVYAFVTSITPGPNNFMLLASGVNFGFVRTIPHMLGIGIGFLVLLLAVGFGLGAVLTAFPVLHTGLKIAGGAYLLYLAWKIAMSRSLGGKGEAKAQPMRFIDAAAFQWVNPKAWVMAITAMAVYTNPDRPFLSVLLISFAFAVVNLPSVSTWAGFGTALRGFLSNPVRLKWFNITMGVLLAATLWPMLR from the coding sequence ATGTCCTCTGAAGCCTTCCTTGCCCTGCTGGTTTATGCCTTCGTGACATCGATCACGCCGGGGCCGAACAATTTCATGCTTTTGGCTTCCGGCGTGAATTTCGGCTTTGTCCGGACGATTCCGCATATGCTGGGCATCGGCATCGGCTTCCTCGTGCTGTTGCTGGCCGTCGGCTTCGGGCTTGGGGCGGTGCTGACGGCGTTTCCGGTGCTGCATACCGGGCTCAAGATCGCCGGCGGTGCCTACCTGCTCTATCTCGCCTGGAAGATCGCCATGTCGCGCTCGCTGGGCGGCAAAGGCGAGGCCAAGGCGCAGCCGATGCGCTTCATCGATGCGGCCGCATTCCAGTGGGTCAATCCCAAGGCATGGGTGATGGCGATCACCGCCATGGCTGTCTACACCAATCCGGATCGGCCATTCCTGTCCGTGTTGCTGATCTCTTTCGCCTTTGCCGTCGTCAACCTGCCAAGCGTCTCGACCTGGGCGGGGTTCGGCACGGCGTTGCGCGGTTTTCTGTCAAACCCGGTGCGGCTGAAATGGTTCAACATCACCATGGGCGTGCTGCTGGCGGCGACGCTGTGGCCCATGCTGCGCTAG